DNA sequence from the Archangium lipolyticum genome:
ACGTTCAAGAGAATCGATTCGTACTACGCCGGTGCGTATTGGGGCCCCAGAAAGGAGACGCCGGAGGAGTGCGCCCGGCGCGCGGAAGCGTTCCTGGCCGCCATCGCGAAGATCGATCCGGCCTTCTCTCGGTGGTTCGAGCTGGGACGGTCGCGCAAGGACGCACTGAAGCGCCCTATCGAGCCCTCCGGCGAGGCCCTCGAGAAGCGGGTCCAGCGAGGCAGGGATCGGCAGTTCGAGGACATTGGCTACTCTGTCTGGGCGCGGAATGGCGAGCCCGACGCCTACGATTCGTGCGGCTTCAATTTCAACTGTGGTGGCTATAGCGAAGGGCTGTTCAATCGCTGTGTGGTCAATTTGCCAGCCCGGGGGCCGAATGCGGAGCGGGTGCTGAGCGTGCCCGTTCTCACCGGGCTGGTACGGAGCATGGCGCTGGCCTGGGAGCCCGACTCTGCCCTCGCCACCTCAACCATGCACCGTGATGCGGTGACACCTGATGGCAACGCGGGGACATTCGTAGGCTGGATTATGTACTTCCCGCATAGCCAGGGCAGGGTTCCGCCGTTACCCGCGCCTGTGCGTGTCGAGCCGGTGGAGGACAAGGGAACGCTCATCGTCCTCACGCCCGAGCGACTCACCGCCGAGAATCCTGAGCACGTCGAGCTCGGCCGGCGTGTACACGAGTTGCTGAACAGGGCCGGCCTCCTGTGACCCGAGGTTTCCTGAAGGGCCCCATCGACTGCATGGTGCGGTGCGGTTCAACTCGGCGAATGCAATGCGGTCGCCCCGCATCTCAGAGCTTGCCGCGCACGAGCACGGAGCGGTGTCCCAGCACCTTGGTCACCTCGCGCACGAAACTCGCGGACAGGGGTGGCCAGTTCCAAAAGGTAAGGCCCAGGTTGCCGAAGCCCCATGGGAACTCGCCGCCCCAATCGACGAGTCGCTCCGGCTGTCCACACTTGGGACAAGGAAAGGTGACGGTATCGTCACCCTCGTACCAGGCATCCACAGCATCACTCCACCCTTCTCCGGGCTCGAAGCGGTGCCCGCAGGCTCGACACGTCAGGTCCTCGAAGTTGGTCCAGAAGACGGTCCGCCCCACCTGGAACTGGACGCCGTTGGTCTCCGCGTCCCCTGCATTCGACGAGGGATTCTCCAGGACGGTGGTATGCGCGGGTCCCGGTCTATGTCCTGGCTCACTCAAGGCCGAATCGGAGAGCTCGGGCTCGATGATGAGGCGCGACACAAGCCACTCCCGAACCCGCTCCGCGAGCTGCGGAGCCTGGTCCTCGGAAACATCCGCGTCCACGATGGTTTGGAAGTAGTCGCCCATGGGACCACCGTACCGAATGCTCGCGCGAGTGGACAACGGCGCCGAGCGGTCAGTGCGGCTCAGGGGTGAGCCCCCTTGCACCCCCACGACGACGCGAGACGCAGCGCGGTCTTGCGGGGCCGTCCGGTTCAAGGCCGCTGACGCGCCGCTACCGCGGTGCCCTCCGGGCAGCCGTTGAGCCGTCAGCCTCCGGTCCAGCCCAGGCAGCGATAGGCTTGTCGACGCGCCGTCCATCACGCGCTCAGTAATCCCCCATGTACTCGGCCGCGATTTCGTGACGGCCGAACTGCGCGATGACGAGCCGGCGCCGGCGCCCGGACGTGTTGAGTGAGCCGGCGTGCCAGATGTGGGAGCTGAAGACGATGACGTCTCCCGCACTGGCCTCCAGCACGCGCTCTTCGGGGTGGACACTCTGGGGCTGTGCGTACGCTCCGCGCGGGACGCGTGCCCACCGGTGACTCCCGGGCACGATGCGTGTGGCTCCATTGTCCAGCGCCATGTCGTCGAGCACCCAGAATGCATTGACGAGGATCTGTCGCTCGGGAGGAGTCGGACCCTTCCAGTCGACATGGAGCCCCTGACGCCCGTGGCCTCGCGGAGGTGCGCGGCCTACGACCCGGAGCACGTGGACGTCGTCATCGAGGAACACGCTCACCGCGGCGAGGACGCGAGGATGCGCCTGGCAGATCGCGAAGGCCGGCTCCGCGCCGAGGTCCGGTCCCCAGTTGTTGCCCGCGCTGTCGTTCGGCGATGCAGCGGCGAGCCGATCCCAGGCCGCGTGCATCTCCGCGAGCTCCTTCCCGGACAGCACGCGCGGGAATCGCAGCCATCCCTCGGACTCGAGCTGCCGCAGCTCGGTGGGTGAGAGCGGGATGGAAATGTTCAGGGCCTGATTGTCCATGCCACGCAGGATGCACCCTCACGCGGCGTGAGGGTCAATCGGGTGCTTCCTGGATGAGAATTTCCGCCCGAGTGGCAACTCGTCCGGCGGTCGCCTGGCTGGATTACGATGGGCGCACCATGCTCTTCGGAAAGAAAGCACCGCCCACGCGCTCGGAGCTCATCACCGAAGCCGATCGTGCCCGGTCCAAGGGCAAGCTCAAGAAGGCCGTGGCCGGGTATCGCAAGGCGTTGGAGTTGGAGCCGAAGGATCCCGCCGTGCACGTGAAGCTCGCGCCGTTGCTGGCGCGGACGAACGAGCACGATGCGGCGCTTCAGAGCTTCCGGACCGCGGCCCAGAGCCACCTGGACAAGGGTTTCGCGGACAAGGCACTGGCCGTCTACACGCAGGCGGCGGAGACGTTCCCGGCCCAGGTGGCCCTCTGGCAGCAGGTGGCGCAGATGAACCTCTCCCGGGGGCGCCGTGCAGACGCGGTGAGGGTGTTCCTGCGCGGCCGGCTGTACCTGCGCCGGAAGGTCGAGCGGCCGGTCGCCATCATCCTCTTGAAGGAGGCGCTCGCGCTGGACTCCACGCTCTTCACTCCCAGGTTGGACCTGGCACGGCTGCTCGCCAGCCAGGGTCAGAAGGCCGAGGCGATGGCCCTGCTCGACCCGATGGAGAAGACATTGGAGGGCGTGCAACTCCGGCAGGTGCGCTGGGCGATGCTGTGTGTCACCCCGAGTCTGGGTGCCGGGTGGCGGTGGCTGCGCGCCGCGCTGACGGGGCGTTGAGGGCCGGGCGCGTTCCCGGTAGTAGCATGGGGTGTTCCCCATGCCGTCCGACGCCTTCTCCACGCTCTTCGCCGCACAGCCCGTCATGCTCGCTCCCATGGAGGACGTGAGCGATGCCGTCTTCCGGCGCATCTGCCGCCGGCTGGGCGCGGACGTGTGCTTCACCGAGTTCGTCAACGTGGACTCCCTGCTGCTGGGGTGTTCCCGCAACGAGCGCAAGCTGCGGCTGACGGAGGACGACCAGCCCACCGCCATCCAGATCTACGGAGCGGATCCGGCGAAGCTGGTGGAGGCGGCGCGCATCGCCGAGGCGGCGCGGCCCGCTTTCATCGACATCAACTGTGGTTGCTGGGTGCCTCGCATCGCCCGGCGGGGCGCGGGCGCGGGCTGGCTGAGGGATCCGGAGGCCATGGT
Encoded proteins:
- a CDS encoding immunity 52 family protein, whose amino-acid sequence is MPETFKRIDSYYAGAYWGPRKETPEECARRAEAFLAAIAKIDPAFSRWFELGRSRKDALKRPIEPSGEALEKRVQRGRDRQFEDIGYSVWARNGEPDAYDSCGFNFNCGGYSEGLFNRCVVNLPARGPNAERVLSVPVLTGLVRSMALAWEPDSALATSTMHRDAVTPDGNAGTFVGWIMYFPHSQGRVPPLPAPVRVEPVEDKGTLIVLTPERLTAENPEHVELGRRVHELLNRAGLL
- a CDS encoding FmdB family zinc ribbon protein; amino-acid sequence: MGDYFQTIVDADVSEDQAPQLAERVREWLVSRLIIEPELSDSALSEPGHRPGPAHTTVLENPSSNAGDAETNGVQFQVGRTVFWTNFEDLTCRACGHRFEPGEGWSDAVDAWYEGDDTVTFPCPKCGQPERLVDWGGEFPWGFGNLGLTFWNWPPLSASFVREVTKVLGHRSVLVRGKL
- a CDS encoding phytanoyl-CoA dioxygenase family protein; protein product: MDNQALNISIPLSPTELRQLESEGWLRFPRVLSGKELAEMHAAWDRLAAASPNDSAGNNWGPDLGAEPAFAICQAHPRVLAAVSVFLDDDVHVLRVVGRAPPRGHGRQGLHVDWKGPTPPERQILVNAFWVLDDMALDNGATRIVPGSHRWARVPRGAYAQPQSVHPEERVLEASAGDVIVFSSHIWHAGSLNTSGRRRRLVIAQFGRHEIAAEYMGDY
- a CDS encoding tetratricopeptide repeat protein, which translates into the protein MATRPAVAWLDYDGRTMLFGKKAPPTRSELITEADRARSKGKLKKAVAGYRKALELEPKDPAVHVKLAPLLARTNEHDAALQSFRTAAQSHLDKGFADKALAVYTQAAETFPAQVALWQQVAQMNLSRGRRADAVRVFLRGRLYLRRKVERPVAIILLKEALALDSTLFTPRLDLARLLASQGQKAEAMALLDPMEKTLEGVQLRQVRWAMLCVTPSLGAGWRWLRAALTGR